A genomic stretch from Streptomyces venezuelae ATCC 10712 includes:
- a CDS encoding AzlD domain-containing protein → MNVWIAIALTAAGCYLVKLLGLLVPAGALERPLVQRLAALLPVALLAALTAQQTFGAGDSVVLDARAAGLAAAAVALVLRAPFLVVVGAAVAVTAGVRALGW, encoded by the coding sequence ATGAACGTCTGGATCGCGATCGCCCTGACCGCCGCCGGGTGCTACCTCGTCAAGCTGCTCGGCCTGCTCGTCCCCGCCGGAGCGCTGGAGCGGCCGCTCGTCCAGCGGCTCGCCGCGCTGCTGCCGGTCGCGCTGCTCGCCGCGCTGACGGCGCAGCAGACGTTCGGCGCGGGCGACTCCGTCGTCCTGGACGCCCGGGCCGCCGGCCTCGCCGCGGCCGCCGTCGCGCTCGTCCTGCGAGCCCCGTTCCTGGTGGTCGTCGGCGCCGCCGTCGCCGTCACGGCGGGGGTACGCGCGCTGGGCTGGTGA